The Cottoperca gobio chromosome 22, fCotGob3.1, whole genome shotgun sequence genome contains a region encoding:
- the mis18bp1 gene encoding mis18-binding protein 1 isoform X2 encodes MASYQHILQHTKARFESPAKVFAKLKSKVQREEICANEWTYTGKEPLRSVREKHGGVFKSPRKRSESTWLTEDFKKIQRSGSYRNEAQALTLSPISSPQKTFVYTSSDISSKRVEQVPPVTEIGYGCTPKKGAFLESTALINKQQIHTEAPQIRDSAGFRVSSRTPVKIQQVENDYESSVFEEGCAPLHKLMPPPYMVSPRRKRLKKSKWESQEFNKVSSSTREGSNESISQPQQERKTSSAFSEDNSTYMEDLDNVRGFSADISEINQFSCQPMFLTPQHSIKLKRCFVAVEKCPPMSPAKMFAYMKKMECKTEQQEAHKVNSSTRDLFDGGHLHQSRDMPPSTAHNIGEMEDISFKDVSESMVSFNLSRVASADSQSDTEPPECFQSPALSPQPVLHEDPVVLNTPRISIPKKQEAVFKRNNWPQRTKFPSESVIYLKKWFLRKNHKGLFVDGIHRDDNIPWNSNIIVDRVSNCVVKTVSGRVYILVGKMNINICSEFPKWLLKKFANGFPSDWEALYERFLSESRCRGTERCNEGRSVLAKTNPELSSIRSVKRHRQKFLKMPDACSPALLTHPKVSRSGRMLKPPLEYWKGGRVILDADMNVTIHECYDTSICIPVTTTMSTRTSQKPARVFLPCSEGRKQCESANNEEASVPLRKVKASLSRRNRSKVKPKEKPSYSPEPAVETLSSPEECSVRPTMSNRKRKVAERTSFVDTVPQKQSEPEKSSSWRSKKETHDTIRSSVRLLGKKRAVRASPESGNRISSSSQDELIGSKKTGKEEQRKSSRMVIKKLYPNMFPSDDPLMSSEEELGNRTRVTLKKHKQHRCTKSPSPTLPLPKLTEYSKKKPTAHKGNASIPADEWTDAELMKLQDAVSYYPKHMAGYWAKVARMVGTRSAEECHFQHTSRGTSQTPAKTAKKPRKEKVKAPEHPDHPIISAGVGTFKRKQQVRQFLEAMPREDVEDVFSSAYMQKKRFEVPSLCQSDQDFTLSEMEQLSPMSTGFPEVKTPQCLHISPGMMGSPNRTNNDKYVYRLQKRMKKNQFDVCKQSPSSKIFTPTVKRTMRRCDNTENDTFVVWEMLPGNDGLLSESDEEEDFYFSDNDQS; translated from the exons ATGGCGTCGTATCAACATATATTACAGCACACAAAGGCGCGGTTTGAATCTCCTGCCAAGGTGTTTGCTAAACTAAAGTCCAAagtgcagagagaagagatatgCGCGAATGAGTGGACCTATACAGGCAAGGAGCCGCTACGTAGCGTTAGAGAGAAACATGGAGGCGTTTTTAAGTCGCCCAGGAAGAGATCGGAGAGCACCTGGCTGACCGAAGACTTTAAGAAGATTCAGAGGTCTGGTTCTTATCGCAACGAAGCGCAGGCCTTGACTCTCTCTCCGATATCGAGTCCTCAGAAAACCTTCGTGTACACGTCTTCAGACATTAGCAGCAAGCGTGTGGAGCAAGTGCCTCCTGTGACAGAAATAGGATATGGATGCACACCAAAAAAGGGAGCTTTCCTGGAGTCAACAGCTCTGATTAACAAACAGCAGATCCACACAGAAGCGCCTCAGATCAGAGACTCTGCTGGTTTCAGGGTGTCCAGCAGGACTCCAGTGAAGATACAGCAAGTGGAAAATGACTATGAAAGCAGTGTGTTTGAGGAGGGGTGTGCTCCTCTGCACAAACTGATGCCACCACCCTATATGGTGTCCCCCAGGAGGAAGAGGTTGAAGAAGAGCAAATGGGAGTCACAGGAGTTTAACAAAGTCAGTAGCAGTACAAGGGAGGGCAGCAATGAATCCATAAGTCAGCCACAACAAGAAAGGAAAACCTCCAGTGCTTTCAGTGAGGACAACAGCACTTACATGGAGGATTTGGATAATGTTAGAGGATTCTCTGCTGACATATCAGAAATTAACCAGTTCTCTTGTCAACCCATGTTCCTAACCCCACAGCATTCCATCAAATTGAAAC GTTGCTTTGTTGCTGTGGAAAAATGTCCTCCAATGTCTCCAGCCAAGATGTTTGCTTACATGAAGAAAATGGAATGTAAAACTGAGCAGCAGGAAGCGCATAAAGTTAACAGCAGCACAAGGGACCTCTttgatggag GTCATCTCCATCAATCCAGAGACATGCCTCCCTCTACAGCTCACAACATCGGTGAGATGGAGGACATTTCTTTCAAAGATGTTTCAGAAAGTATGGTTTCTTTCAACTTGTCCAGAGTAGCGTCAGCTGACAGCCAATCAGACACAGAGCCCCCTGAGTGCTTCCAGAGTCCCGCTTTGTCCCCACAACCTGTTTTGCACGAAGACCCGGTTGTACTCAATACACCACGGATCTCCATACCGAAGAAACAAGAGGCTGTGTTCAAGCGAAATAATTGGCCGCAGCGCACCAAATTCCCAAGT GAGAGTGTCATTTATCTCAAAAAGTGGTTCCTGAGGAAGAATCATAAGGGCCTGTTTGTTGATGGAATCCACCG GGACGACAACATACCGTGGAACAGTAACATCATTGTGGACAGGGTTTCTAACTGTGTGGTGAAGACCGTCTCGGGCAGGGTTTATATCTTGGTTGGCAAGatgaacataaacatttgttctG AGTTTCCCAAGTGGCTTTTGAAGAAGTTTGCTAATGGTTTTCCTTCAGACTGGGAGGCACTTTATGAGAGGTTTCTGTCGGAGTCAAGATG cagaggaacagagaggTGCAATGAGGGGAGAAGCGTCTTAGCGAAGACAAATCCTGAGTTATCCTCTATCCGTTCTGTGAAGCGGCACAGGCAAAAGTTCTTGAAGATGC CTGACGCCTGTTCTCCTGCCCTCTTGACTCATCCAAAAGTGTCCCGAAGTGGTCGCATGCTCAAGCCACCTCTGGAGTATTGGAAAGGAGGGAGAGTCATTCTGGACGCAGACATGAATGTTACCATCCATGAATGTTATGATACCTCCATCTGCATCCCT GTCACTACAACGATGTCTACGAGGACGTCACAGAAGCCTGCCCGTGTGTTCCTGCCCTGCAGTGAAG GCCGTAAGCAATGTGAATCAGCCAACAACGAAGAGGCATCAGTACCACTGAGGAAGGTCAAGGCTTCACTCAGCAGACGTAACAGATCCAAGGTTAAGCCCAAAGAGAAGCCCTCTTATTCACCTGAACCTGCTGTGGAGACACTTAGCAGCCCCGAGGAGTGTTCTGTCAGACCAACAATGTCCAACCGAAAGCGAAAAGTTGCCGAGAGAACATCATTTGTGGACACTGTCCCTCAAAAACAAAGTGAACCTGAAAAGTCTTCATCATGGAGGTCAAAAAAAGAGACTCATGACACCATAAGGTCTTCAGTGAGACTCTTGGGTAAGAAACGGGCTGTCAGAGCCTCCCCAGAATCTGGTAATagaatatcatcatcatcacaggaTGAGTTGATTGGAAGTAAGAAGACGGGGAAAGAGGAGCAAAGGAAGAGCAGCAGGATGGTTATCAAGAAGTTATATCCAAACATGTTTCCATCAGATGATCCATTGATGTCCTCTGAGGAGGAACTGGGGAATAGAACCAGAGTAACactaaaaaaacataaacagcaCAGATGCACCAAGTCACCATCACCCACATTGCCTTTGCCTAAGTTGACAGAATACAGCAAGAAAAAACCCACGGCACACAAAGGCAACGCATCGATTCCAGCAGACGAGTGGACAGATGCTGAGCTCATGAAGCTACAAGA tgCTGTGTCCTACTATCCTAAGCACATGGCAGGGTACTGGGCGAAGGTGGCGAGGATGGTTGGAACACGTTCTGCAGAAGAGTGCCACTTCCAGCACACATCCCGGGGAACCTCCCAGACTCCTGCTAAGACGGCCAAGAAACCCAGGAAGGAAAAAGTGAAAGCACCAGAACATCcag ATCATCCGATCATATCTGCCGGAGTGGGAACCTTTAAGAGGAAGCAGCAGGTGCGTCAGTTCCTGGAGGCCATGCCCAGAGAAGATGTAGAGGATGTTTTCAGCTCAGCGTACATGCAGAAGAAACGCTTtgag GTTCCCTCCCTGTGTCAGAGTGACCAAGACTTCACGTTGTCAGAGATGGAGCAACTGAGCCCCATGTCGACAGGTTTCCCAGAAGTGAAGACTCCCCAGTGTCTGCATATCAGTCCTGGCATGATGGGTTCGCCAAACAG GACCAATAATGACAAGTACGTCTATCGACTCCAGAAGAGGatgaaaaaaaatcagtttgacGTCTGCAAACAGTCTCCTTCTTCAAAG atcTTCACACCAACCGTGAAACGAACTATGAGAAGATGTGATAACACAG AAAATGACACCTTTGTCGTTTGGGAGATGTTGCCAGGAAACGATGGCTTGCTGTCTGAAAGCGACGAGGAAGAGGATTTTTACTTCTCGGACAACGACCAGAGCTGA
- the mis18bp1 gene encoding mis18-binding protein 1 isoform X1, producing the protein MASYQHILQHTKARFESPAKVFAKLKSKVQREEICANEWTYTGKEPLRSVREKHGGVFKSPRKRSESTWLTEDFKKIQRSGSYRNEAQALTLSPISSPQKTFVYTSSDISSKRVEQVPPVTEIGYGCTPKKGAFLESTALINKQQIHTEAPQIRDSAGFRVSSRTPVKIQQVENDYESSVFEEGCAPLHKLMPPPYMVSPRRKRLKKSKWESQEFNKVSSSTREGSNESISQPQQERKTSSAFSEDNSTYMEDLDNVRGFSADISEINQFSCQPMFLTPQHSIKLKRCFVAVEKCPPMSPAKMFAYMKKMECKTEQQEAHKVNSSTRDLFDGGHLHQSRDMPPSTAHNIGEMEDISFKDVSESMVSFNLSRVASADSQSDTEPPECFQSPALSPQPVLHEDPVVLNTPRISIPKKQEAVFKRNNWPQRTKFPSESVIYLKKWFLRKNHKGLFVDGIHRDDNIPWNSNIIVDRVSNCVVKTVSGRVYILVGKMNINICSEFPKWLLKKFANGFPSDWEALYERFLSESRCRGTERCNEGRSVLAKTNPELSSIRSVKRHRQKFLKMPDACSPALLTHPKVSRSGRMLKPPLEYWKGGRVILDADMNVTIHECYDTSICIPVTTTMSTRTSQKPARVFLPCSEGRKQCESANNEEASVPLRKVKASLSRRNRSKVKPKEKPSYSPEPAVETLSSPEECSVRPTMSNRKRKVAERTSFVDTVPQKQSEPEKSSSWRSKKETHDTIRSSVRLLGKKRAVRASPESGNRISSSSQDELIGSKKTGKEEQRKSSRMVIKKLYPNMFPSDDPLMSSEEELGNRTRVTLKKHKQHRCTKSPSPTLPLPKLTEYSKKKPTAHKGNASIPADEWTDAELMKLQDAVSYYPKHMAGYWAKVARMVGTRSAEECHFQHTSRGTSQTPAKTAKKPRKEKVKAPEHPVTDHPIISAGVGTFKRKQQVRQFLEAMPREDVEDVFSSAYMQKKRFEVPSLCQSDQDFTLSEMEQLSPMSTGFPEVKTPQCLHISPGMMGSPNRTNNDKYVYRLQKRMKKNQFDVCKQSPSSKIFTPTVKRTMRRCDNTENDTFVVWEMLPGNDGLLSESDEEEDFYFSDNDQS; encoded by the exons ATGGCGTCGTATCAACATATATTACAGCACACAAAGGCGCGGTTTGAATCTCCTGCCAAGGTGTTTGCTAAACTAAAGTCCAAagtgcagagagaagagatatgCGCGAATGAGTGGACCTATACAGGCAAGGAGCCGCTACGTAGCGTTAGAGAGAAACATGGAGGCGTTTTTAAGTCGCCCAGGAAGAGATCGGAGAGCACCTGGCTGACCGAAGACTTTAAGAAGATTCAGAGGTCTGGTTCTTATCGCAACGAAGCGCAGGCCTTGACTCTCTCTCCGATATCGAGTCCTCAGAAAACCTTCGTGTACACGTCTTCAGACATTAGCAGCAAGCGTGTGGAGCAAGTGCCTCCTGTGACAGAAATAGGATATGGATGCACACCAAAAAAGGGAGCTTTCCTGGAGTCAACAGCTCTGATTAACAAACAGCAGATCCACACAGAAGCGCCTCAGATCAGAGACTCTGCTGGTTTCAGGGTGTCCAGCAGGACTCCAGTGAAGATACAGCAAGTGGAAAATGACTATGAAAGCAGTGTGTTTGAGGAGGGGTGTGCTCCTCTGCACAAACTGATGCCACCACCCTATATGGTGTCCCCCAGGAGGAAGAGGTTGAAGAAGAGCAAATGGGAGTCACAGGAGTTTAACAAAGTCAGTAGCAGTACAAGGGAGGGCAGCAATGAATCCATAAGTCAGCCACAACAAGAAAGGAAAACCTCCAGTGCTTTCAGTGAGGACAACAGCACTTACATGGAGGATTTGGATAATGTTAGAGGATTCTCTGCTGACATATCAGAAATTAACCAGTTCTCTTGTCAACCCATGTTCCTAACCCCACAGCATTCCATCAAATTGAAAC GTTGCTTTGTTGCTGTGGAAAAATGTCCTCCAATGTCTCCAGCCAAGATGTTTGCTTACATGAAGAAAATGGAATGTAAAACTGAGCAGCAGGAAGCGCATAAAGTTAACAGCAGCACAAGGGACCTCTttgatggag GTCATCTCCATCAATCCAGAGACATGCCTCCCTCTACAGCTCACAACATCGGTGAGATGGAGGACATTTCTTTCAAAGATGTTTCAGAAAGTATGGTTTCTTTCAACTTGTCCAGAGTAGCGTCAGCTGACAGCCAATCAGACACAGAGCCCCCTGAGTGCTTCCAGAGTCCCGCTTTGTCCCCACAACCTGTTTTGCACGAAGACCCGGTTGTACTCAATACACCACGGATCTCCATACCGAAGAAACAAGAGGCTGTGTTCAAGCGAAATAATTGGCCGCAGCGCACCAAATTCCCAAGT GAGAGTGTCATTTATCTCAAAAAGTGGTTCCTGAGGAAGAATCATAAGGGCCTGTTTGTTGATGGAATCCACCG GGACGACAACATACCGTGGAACAGTAACATCATTGTGGACAGGGTTTCTAACTGTGTGGTGAAGACCGTCTCGGGCAGGGTTTATATCTTGGTTGGCAAGatgaacataaacatttgttctG AGTTTCCCAAGTGGCTTTTGAAGAAGTTTGCTAATGGTTTTCCTTCAGACTGGGAGGCACTTTATGAGAGGTTTCTGTCGGAGTCAAGATG cagaggaacagagaggTGCAATGAGGGGAGAAGCGTCTTAGCGAAGACAAATCCTGAGTTATCCTCTATCCGTTCTGTGAAGCGGCACAGGCAAAAGTTCTTGAAGATGC CTGACGCCTGTTCTCCTGCCCTCTTGACTCATCCAAAAGTGTCCCGAAGTGGTCGCATGCTCAAGCCACCTCTGGAGTATTGGAAAGGAGGGAGAGTCATTCTGGACGCAGACATGAATGTTACCATCCATGAATGTTATGATACCTCCATCTGCATCCCT GTCACTACAACGATGTCTACGAGGACGTCACAGAAGCCTGCCCGTGTGTTCCTGCCCTGCAGTGAAG GCCGTAAGCAATGTGAATCAGCCAACAACGAAGAGGCATCAGTACCACTGAGGAAGGTCAAGGCTTCACTCAGCAGACGTAACAGATCCAAGGTTAAGCCCAAAGAGAAGCCCTCTTATTCACCTGAACCTGCTGTGGAGACACTTAGCAGCCCCGAGGAGTGTTCTGTCAGACCAACAATGTCCAACCGAAAGCGAAAAGTTGCCGAGAGAACATCATTTGTGGACACTGTCCCTCAAAAACAAAGTGAACCTGAAAAGTCTTCATCATGGAGGTCAAAAAAAGAGACTCATGACACCATAAGGTCTTCAGTGAGACTCTTGGGTAAGAAACGGGCTGTCAGAGCCTCCCCAGAATCTGGTAATagaatatcatcatcatcacaggaTGAGTTGATTGGAAGTAAGAAGACGGGGAAAGAGGAGCAAAGGAAGAGCAGCAGGATGGTTATCAAGAAGTTATATCCAAACATGTTTCCATCAGATGATCCATTGATGTCCTCTGAGGAGGAACTGGGGAATAGAACCAGAGTAACactaaaaaaacataaacagcaCAGATGCACCAAGTCACCATCACCCACATTGCCTTTGCCTAAGTTGACAGAATACAGCAAGAAAAAACCCACGGCACACAAAGGCAACGCATCGATTCCAGCAGACGAGTGGACAGATGCTGAGCTCATGAAGCTACAAGA tgCTGTGTCCTACTATCCTAAGCACATGGCAGGGTACTGGGCGAAGGTGGCGAGGATGGTTGGAACACGTTCTGCAGAAGAGTGCCACTTCCAGCACACATCCCGGGGAACCTCCCAGACTCCTGCTAAGACGGCCAAGAAACCCAGGAAGGAAAAAGTGAAAGCACCAGAACATCcag TTACAGATCATCCGATCATATCTGCCGGAGTGGGAACCTTTAAGAGGAAGCAGCAGGTGCGTCAGTTCCTGGAGGCCATGCCCAGAGAAGATGTAGAGGATGTTTTCAGCTCAGCGTACATGCAGAAGAAACGCTTtgag GTTCCCTCCCTGTGTCAGAGTGACCAAGACTTCACGTTGTCAGAGATGGAGCAACTGAGCCCCATGTCGACAGGTTTCCCAGAAGTGAAGACTCCCCAGTGTCTGCATATCAGTCCTGGCATGATGGGTTCGCCAAACAG GACCAATAATGACAAGTACGTCTATCGACTCCAGAAGAGGatgaaaaaaaatcagtttgacGTCTGCAAACAGTCTCCTTCTTCAAAG atcTTCACACCAACCGTGAAACGAACTATGAGAAGATGTGATAACACAG AAAATGACACCTTTGTCGTTTGGGAGATGTTGCCAGGAAACGATGGCTTGCTGTCTGAAAGCGACGAGGAAGAGGATTTTTACTTCTCGGACAACGACCAGAGCTGA
- the mis18bp1 gene encoding mis18-binding protein 1 isoform X3 — translation MASYQHILQHTKARFESPAKVFAKLKSKVQREEICANEWTYTGKEPLRSVREKHGGVFKSPRKRSESTWLTEDFKKIQRSGSYRNEAQALTLSPISSPQKTFVYTSSDISSKRVEQVPPVTEIGYGCTPKKGAFLESTALINKQQIHTEAPQIRDSAGFRVSSRTPVKIQQVENDYESSVFEEGCAPLHKLMPPPYMVSPRRKRLKKSKWESQEFNKVSSSTREGSNESISQPQQERKTSSAFSEDNSTYMEDLDNVRGFSADISEINQFSCQPMFLTPQHSIKLKRCFVAVEKCPPMSPAKMFAYMKKMECKTEQQEAHKVNSSTRDLFDGGHLHQSRDMPPSTAHNIGEMEDISFKDVSESMVSFNLSRVASADSQSDTEPPECFQSPALSPQPVLHEDPVVLNTPRISIPKKQEAVFKRNNWPQRTKFPSESVIYLKKWFLRKNHKGLFVDGIHRDDNIPWNSNIIVDRVSNCVVKTVSGRVYILVGKMNINICSEFPKWLLKKFANGFPSDWEALYERFLSESRCRGTERCNEGRSVLAKTNPELSSIRSVKRHRQKFLKMPDACSPALLTHPKVSRSGRMLKPPLEYWKGGRVILDADMNVTIHECYDTSICIPVTTTMSTRTSQKPARVFLPCSEGRKQCESANNEEASVPLRKVKASLSRRNRSKVKPKEKPSYSPEPAVETLSSPEECSVRPTMSNRKRKVAERTSFVDTVPQKQSEPEKSSSWRSKKETHDTIRSSVRLLGKKRAVRASPESGNRISSSSQDELIGSKKTGKEEQRKSSRMVIKKLYPNMFPSDDPLMSSEEELGNRTRVTLKKHKQHRCTKSPSPTLPLPKLTEYSKKKPTAHKGNASIPADEWTDAELMKLQDAVSYYPKHMAGYWAKVARMVGTRSAEECHFQHTSRGTSQTPAKTAKKPRKEKVKAPEHPVTDHPIISAGVGTFKRKQQVRQFLEAMPREDVEDVFSSAYMQKKRFESDQDFTLSEMEQLSPMSTGFPEVKTPQCLHISPGMMGSPNRTNNDKYVYRLQKRMKKNQFDVCKQSPSSKIFTPTVKRTMRRCDNTENDTFVVWEMLPGNDGLLSESDEEEDFYFSDNDQS, via the exons ATGGCGTCGTATCAACATATATTACAGCACACAAAGGCGCGGTTTGAATCTCCTGCCAAGGTGTTTGCTAAACTAAAGTCCAAagtgcagagagaagagatatgCGCGAATGAGTGGACCTATACAGGCAAGGAGCCGCTACGTAGCGTTAGAGAGAAACATGGAGGCGTTTTTAAGTCGCCCAGGAAGAGATCGGAGAGCACCTGGCTGACCGAAGACTTTAAGAAGATTCAGAGGTCTGGTTCTTATCGCAACGAAGCGCAGGCCTTGACTCTCTCTCCGATATCGAGTCCTCAGAAAACCTTCGTGTACACGTCTTCAGACATTAGCAGCAAGCGTGTGGAGCAAGTGCCTCCTGTGACAGAAATAGGATATGGATGCACACCAAAAAAGGGAGCTTTCCTGGAGTCAACAGCTCTGATTAACAAACAGCAGATCCACACAGAAGCGCCTCAGATCAGAGACTCTGCTGGTTTCAGGGTGTCCAGCAGGACTCCAGTGAAGATACAGCAAGTGGAAAATGACTATGAAAGCAGTGTGTTTGAGGAGGGGTGTGCTCCTCTGCACAAACTGATGCCACCACCCTATATGGTGTCCCCCAGGAGGAAGAGGTTGAAGAAGAGCAAATGGGAGTCACAGGAGTTTAACAAAGTCAGTAGCAGTACAAGGGAGGGCAGCAATGAATCCATAAGTCAGCCACAACAAGAAAGGAAAACCTCCAGTGCTTTCAGTGAGGACAACAGCACTTACATGGAGGATTTGGATAATGTTAGAGGATTCTCTGCTGACATATCAGAAATTAACCAGTTCTCTTGTCAACCCATGTTCCTAACCCCACAGCATTCCATCAAATTGAAAC GTTGCTTTGTTGCTGTGGAAAAATGTCCTCCAATGTCTCCAGCCAAGATGTTTGCTTACATGAAGAAAATGGAATGTAAAACTGAGCAGCAGGAAGCGCATAAAGTTAACAGCAGCACAAGGGACCTCTttgatggag GTCATCTCCATCAATCCAGAGACATGCCTCCCTCTACAGCTCACAACATCGGTGAGATGGAGGACATTTCTTTCAAAGATGTTTCAGAAAGTATGGTTTCTTTCAACTTGTCCAGAGTAGCGTCAGCTGACAGCCAATCAGACACAGAGCCCCCTGAGTGCTTCCAGAGTCCCGCTTTGTCCCCACAACCTGTTTTGCACGAAGACCCGGTTGTACTCAATACACCACGGATCTCCATACCGAAGAAACAAGAGGCTGTGTTCAAGCGAAATAATTGGCCGCAGCGCACCAAATTCCCAAGT GAGAGTGTCATTTATCTCAAAAAGTGGTTCCTGAGGAAGAATCATAAGGGCCTGTTTGTTGATGGAATCCACCG GGACGACAACATACCGTGGAACAGTAACATCATTGTGGACAGGGTTTCTAACTGTGTGGTGAAGACCGTCTCGGGCAGGGTTTATATCTTGGTTGGCAAGatgaacataaacatttgttctG AGTTTCCCAAGTGGCTTTTGAAGAAGTTTGCTAATGGTTTTCCTTCAGACTGGGAGGCACTTTATGAGAGGTTTCTGTCGGAGTCAAGATG cagaggaacagagaggTGCAATGAGGGGAGAAGCGTCTTAGCGAAGACAAATCCTGAGTTATCCTCTATCCGTTCTGTGAAGCGGCACAGGCAAAAGTTCTTGAAGATGC CTGACGCCTGTTCTCCTGCCCTCTTGACTCATCCAAAAGTGTCCCGAAGTGGTCGCATGCTCAAGCCACCTCTGGAGTATTGGAAAGGAGGGAGAGTCATTCTGGACGCAGACATGAATGTTACCATCCATGAATGTTATGATACCTCCATCTGCATCCCT GTCACTACAACGATGTCTACGAGGACGTCACAGAAGCCTGCCCGTGTGTTCCTGCCCTGCAGTGAAG GCCGTAAGCAATGTGAATCAGCCAACAACGAAGAGGCATCAGTACCACTGAGGAAGGTCAAGGCTTCACTCAGCAGACGTAACAGATCCAAGGTTAAGCCCAAAGAGAAGCCCTCTTATTCACCTGAACCTGCTGTGGAGACACTTAGCAGCCCCGAGGAGTGTTCTGTCAGACCAACAATGTCCAACCGAAAGCGAAAAGTTGCCGAGAGAACATCATTTGTGGACACTGTCCCTCAAAAACAAAGTGAACCTGAAAAGTCTTCATCATGGAGGTCAAAAAAAGAGACTCATGACACCATAAGGTCTTCAGTGAGACTCTTGGGTAAGAAACGGGCTGTCAGAGCCTCCCCAGAATCTGGTAATagaatatcatcatcatcacaggaTGAGTTGATTGGAAGTAAGAAGACGGGGAAAGAGGAGCAAAGGAAGAGCAGCAGGATGGTTATCAAGAAGTTATATCCAAACATGTTTCCATCAGATGATCCATTGATGTCCTCTGAGGAGGAACTGGGGAATAGAACCAGAGTAACactaaaaaaacataaacagcaCAGATGCACCAAGTCACCATCACCCACATTGCCTTTGCCTAAGTTGACAGAATACAGCAAGAAAAAACCCACGGCACACAAAGGCAACGCATCGATTCCAGCAGACGAGTGGACAGATGCTGAGCTCATGAAGCTACAAGA tgCTGTGTCCTACTATCCTAAGCACATGGCAGGGTACTGGGCGAAGGTGGCGAGGATGGTTGGAACACGTTCTGCAGAAGAGTGCCACTTCCAGCACACATCCCGGGGAACCTCCCAGACTCCTGCTAAGACGGCCAAGAAACCCAGGAAGGAAAAAGTGAAAGCACCAGAACATCcag TTACAGATCATCCGATCATATCTGCCGGAGTGGGAACCTTTAAGAGGAAGCAGCAGGTGCGTCAGTTCCTGGAGGCCATGCCCAGAGAAGATGTAGAGGATGTTTTCAGCTCAGCGTACATGCAGAAGAAACGCTTtgag AGTGACCAAGACTTCACGTTGTCAGAGATGGAGCAACTGAGCCCCATGTCGACAGGTTTCCCAGAAGTGAAGACTCCCCAGTGTCTGCATATCAGTCCTGGCATGATGGGTTCGCCAAACAG GACCAATAATGACAAGTACGTCTATCGACTCCAGAAGAGGatgaaaaaaaatcagtttgacGTCTGCAAACAGTCTCCTTCTTCAAAG atcTTCACACCAACCGTGAAACGAACTATGAGAAGATGTGATAACACAG AAAATGACACCTTTGTCGTTTGGGAGATGTTGCCAGGAAACGATGGCTTGCTGTCTGAAAGCGACGAGGAAGAGGATTTTTACTTCTCGGACAACGACCAGAGCTGA